The Penaeus vannamei isolate JL-2024 chromosome 39, ASM4276789v1, whole genome shotgun sequence genome window below encodes:
- the LOC113805719 gene encoding dendritic arbor reduction protein 1-like isoform X2, which produces MEIVSSLEPALFQSWLMDGVVMEALPDGGVLEGESQIIGLIGHDDLGIVEASMLQSDPSVMMDFVGEDDEALSTAFSNTFTNASSTTTPSSSRTPASSASSFSTTSSYSSSPSFSSSTSSAPFNTHASSQGDGRGGVLELTGHQNSLPSPLLLTHHQHPIHPSQHLHSPHPILHHSHHQHQRSQPPQSSQQQHVPQNYYHHEPVPLSPGRPQGGGYSIGGGFTPYMSSSQLPPPHPTSLHEAHHQFLPSVKSEASGGDSYNRSLKPEPQDDFLDPMDSHLEPSPTPAPSSAISYNSHPSTSIIGRGVAIPYSHHGAPPTVSPSTMPAMETNGAPSPASQYMYPSHSNTPYLLELAPLPSRQQQQQQQQQQQQQQQQQQQQQQQQQQQQQQQQQQQQHQQQHQQQQQQQQHQQQQHNQQQGPPVTHTNGVAGYAGSLSDGRSLGLGYYEPSQLTQEDVRLVSSQPTHMLYVPANQHNIKGRGKMNRKKSSPSPLLDGEDNLVNKHLGEENNDSDEDNLVIDTSVSGEGFECGECGLVCRTRGGLRKHLTTEHLPDEPEPAETIPKQYSCTMPLCHFSTTKRDAYDLHIASHIADGWTPTGKKRHNKNPLQRHRYNKEELTCPLCEYTCTVEKSFRRHLKSHETGRGPVSKVSCCICGKDRTSEADLKKHMKKHRQGKYYRCDICKFQTVQLKKLIQHRRMHTGEKPHLCPFCPYRAARRDNLRSHVRRMHKRENMYGDTFTPRPLLLAEADIREHLPNQVDHQQVPGTPLPGPAQPHPPPQAPL; this is translated from the exons ATGGAAATTGTTTCCTCCCTGGAGCCGGCACTCTTTcagtcatggctcatggatg GTGTGGTCATGGAGGCATTGCCGGATGGGGGGGTGCTGGAGGGAGAATCGCAAATCATTGGTCTAATA GGTCATGATGACCTAGGGATAGTAGAGGCATCGATGTTACAGAGTGACCCCAGTGTGATGATGGACTTCGTAGGGGAGGATGACGAAGCATTGTCCACGGCATTCTCCAACACCTTTACCAacgcctcctccaccacaactccCTCCTCATCGCGGACTCCGGCGTCCTCAGCATCATCTTTCTCCACAACGTCTTCCTATTCCtcatcaccttccttctcctcgtcaacCTCTTCCGCCCCCTTCAATACCCATGCCTCCAGTCAGGGGGACGGCAGAGGAGGAGTGTTGGAGCTGACGGGCCACCAAAACTCTCTTCCATCGCCCTTGCTGCTCACACACCACCAGCACCCTATTCATCCCTCGCAGCACCTCCATTCGCCACACCCCATCCTACACCATAGTCATCACCAGCACCAGCGAAGCCAACCCCCACAGTCCAGCCAGCAACAGCATGTGCCACAAAATTACTACCATCATGAACCC GTTCCTTTGTCCCCTGGAAGGCCGCAGGGTGGAGGTTATTCCATTGGAGGAGGCTTCACGCCATATATGTCTTCTTCACagcttcctccacctcatccgaCCTCTCTGCATGAAGCCCACCACCAGTTCCTACCATCCGTTAAGTCAGAGGCTTCTGGGGGAGACTCCTATAACCGTAGCCTGAAACCTGAACCTCAAGATGACTTCCTAGATCCAATGGACTCTCACCTAGAGCCTTCTCCCACCCCAGCGCCTTCCTCTGCCATATCATATAATTCACACCCTTCCACCTCTATTATAGGGAGAGGGGTTGCAATTCCTTATTCTCACCATGGCGCTCCTCCTACTGTATCTCCAAGCACAATGCCAGCTATGGAAACCAATGGTGCGCCCTCACCAGCATCTCAGTATATGTATCCCTCGCACTCCAACACTCCATACCTCCTAGAACTTGCTCCTTTACCTTcacggcaacaacaacagcagcagcaacaacaacaacaacaacaacaacagcagcagcagcaacaacaacaacagcagcagcagcagcagcaacagcagcagcagcaacaacaacatcaacagcaacaccaacagcagcagcagcagcagcagcaccaacagcaacAGCATAATCAGCAACAAGGCCCACCAGTGACTCACACAAATGGCGTTGCAGGCTATGCTGGAAGCTTGTCCGATGGAAGATCTTTAGGCCTTGGATACTATGAACCCTCGCAATTAACTCAGGAAGATGTACGGCTAGTTTCGTCTCAGCCAACTCACATGCTCTATGTACCAGCCAACCAACATAATATTAAAGGCAGGGGAAAG ATGAATCGGAAAaaatcatctccatcaccattacTAGATGGTGAAGACAATTTAGTGAACAAGCATCTTGGAGAAGAAAACAATGACTCTGATGAAGATAACCTTGTGATTGATACTAG TGTCTCAGGGGAAGGGTTTGAGTGTGGAGAGTGTGGCTTGGTGTGTCGGACCAGAGGAGGACTCCGCAAGCACCTTACGACGGAGCACCTGCCGGATGAGCCAGAGCCTGCGGAGACCATTCCCAAACAGTATTCCTGCACGATGCCTCTGTGCCACTTCAGCACGACGAAGAGGGATGCATATGATCTCCATATAGCCAGCCACATTGCTGATGGCTGGACACCAACGGGAAAGAAGAGGCATAACAAGAATCCGTTGCAGAGACACAG GTACAATAAAGAGGAACTAACTTGTCCATTGTGTGAATATACTTGCACAGTGGAAAAGTCCTTCAGAAGGCACTTGAAATCCCATGAAACTGGCCGAGGCCCTGTCTCGAAGGTCTCTTGCTGCATCTGCG GCAAGGACAGAACAAGTGAGGCTGATCTGAAAAAGCACATGAAGAAGCATCGGCAAGGGAAGTACTACCGCTGTGACATCTGCAAGTTCCAAACCGTACAGTTAAAGAAG CTTATCCAGCACCGGAGAATGCACACGGGGGAGAAGCCTCACCTCTGTCCATTCTGTCCATATCGTGCTGCACGGCGAGACAACCTCCGGTCCCATGTGAGACGCATGCACAAGAGAGAAAACATGTATGGTGACACTTTCACACCCAGGCCCCTCCTGTTGGCTGAGGCAGACATCCGGGAACACCTGCCAAACCAAGTAGACCACCAGCAGGTCCCTGGCACGCCTCTCCCAGGTCCAGCGCAGCCACACCCACCACCACAGGCTCCCTTATAA
- the LOC113805719 gene encoding dendritic arbor reduction protein 1-like isoform X1: protein MEIVSSLEPALFQSWLMDGVVMEALPDGGVLEGESQIIGLIGHDDLGIVEASMLQSDPSVMMDFVGEDDEALSTAFSNTFTNASSTTTPSSSRTPASSASSFSTTSSYSSSPSFSSSTSSAPFNTHASSQGDGRGGVLELTGHQNSLPSPLLLTHHQHPIHPSQHLHSPHPILHHSHHQHQRSQPPQSSQQQHVPQNYYHHEPVPLSPGRPQGGGYSIGGGFTPYMSSSQLPPPHPTSLHEAHHQFLPSVKSEASGGDSYNRSLKPEPQDDFLDPMDSHLEPSPTPAPSSAISYNSHPSTSIIGRGVAIPYSHHGAPPTVSPSTMPAMETNGAPSPASQYMYPSHSNTPYLLELAPLPSRQQQQQQQQQQQQQQQQQQQQQQQQQQQQQQQQQQQQHQQQHQQQQQQQQHQQQQHNQQQGPPVTHTNGVAGYAGSLSDGRSLGLGYYEPSQLTQEDVRLVSSQPTHMLYVPANQHNIKGRGKMNRKKSSPSPLLDGEDNLVNKHLGEENNDSDEDNLVIDTSSVSGEGFECGECGLVCRTRGGLRKHLTTEHLPDEPEPAETIPKQYSCTMPLCHFSTTKRDAYDLHIASHIADGWTPTGKKRHNKNPLQRHRYNKEELTCPLCEYTCTVEKSFRRHLKSHETGRGPVSKVSCCICGKDRTSEADLKKHMKKHRQGKYYRCDICKFQTVQLKKLIQHRRMHTGEKPHLCPFCPYRAARRDNLRSHVRRMHKRENMYGDTFTPRPLLLAEADIREHLPNQVDHQQVPGTPLPGPAQPHPPPQAPL from the exons ATGGAAATTGTTTCCTCCCTGGAGCCGGCACTCTTTcagtcatggctcatggatg GTGTGGTCATGGAGGCATTGCCGGATGGGGGGGTGCTGGAGGGAGAATCGCAAATCATTGGTCTAATA GGTCATGATGACCTAGGGATAGTAGAGGCATCGATGTTACAGAGTGACCCCAGTGTGATGATGGACTTCGTAGGGGAGGATGACGAAGCATTGTCCACGGCATTCTCCAACACCTTTACCAacgcctcctccaccacaactccCTCCTCATCGCGGACTCCGGCGTCCTCAGCATCATCTTTCTCCACAACGTCTTCCTATTCCtcatcaccttccttctcctcgtcaacCTCTTCCGCCCCCTTCAATACCCATGCCTCCAGTCAGGGGGACGGCAGAGGAGGAGTGTTGGAGCTGACGGGCCACCAAAACTCTCTTCCATCGCCCTTGCTGCTCACACACCACCAGCACCCTATTCATCCCTCGCAGCACCTCCATTCGCCACACCCCATCCTACACCATAGTCATCACCAGCACCAGCGAAGCCAACCCCCACAGTCCAGCCAGCAACAGCATGTGCCACAAAATTACTACCATCATGAACCC GTTCCTTTGTCCCCTGGAAGGCCGCAGGGTGGAGGTTATTCCATTGGAGGAGGCTTCACGCCATATATGTCTTCTTCACagcttcctccacctcatccgaCCTCTCTGCATGAAGCCCACCACCAGTTCCTACCATCCGTTAAGTCAGAGGCTTCTGGGGGAGACTCCTATAACCGTAGCCTGAAACCTGAACCTCAAGATGACTTCCTAGATCCAATGGACTCTCACCTAGAGCCTTCTCCCACCCCAGCGCCTTCCTCTGCCATATCATATAATTCACACCCTTCCACCTCTATTATAGGGAGAGGGGTTGCAATTCCTTATTCTCACCATGGCGCTCCTCCTACTGTATCTCCAAGCACAATGCCAGCTATGGAAACCAATGGTGCGCCCTCACCAGCATCTCAGTATATGTATCCCTCGCACTCCAACACTCCATACCTCCTAGAACTTGCTCCTTTACCTTcacggcaacaacaacagcagcagcaacaacaacaacaacaacaacaacagcagcagcagcaacaacaacaacagcagcagcagcagcagcaacagcagcagcagcaacaacaacatcaacagcaacaccaacagcagcagcagcagcagcagcaccaacagcaacAGCATAATCAGCAACAAGGCCCACCAGTGACTCACACAAATGGCGTTGCAGGCTATGCTGGAAGCTTGTCCGATGGAAGATCTTTAGGCCTTGGATACTATGAACCCTCGCAATTAACTCAGGAAGATGTACGGCTAGTTTCGTCTCAGCCAACTCACATGCTCTATGTACCAGCCAACCAACATAATATTAAAGGCAGGGGAAAG ATGAATCGGAAAaaatcatctccatcaccattacTAGATGGTGAAGACAATTTAGTGAACAAGCATCTTGGAGAAGAAAACAATGACTCTGATGAAGATAACCTTGTGATTGATACTAG CAGTGTCTCAGGGGAAGGGTTTGAGTGTGGAGAGTGTGGCTTGGTGTGTCGGACCAGAGGAGGACTCCGCAAGCACCTTACGACGGAGCACCTGCCGGATGAGCCAGAGCCTGCGGAGACCATTCCCAAACAGTATTCCTGCACGATGCCTCTGTGCCACTTCAGCACGACGAAGAGGGATGCATATGATCTCCATATAGCCAGCCACATTGCTGATGGCTGGACACCAACGGGAAAGAAGAGGCATAACAAGAATCCGTTGCAGAGACACAG GTACAATAAAGAGGAACTAACTTGTCCATTGTGTGAATATACTTGCACAGTGGAAAAGTCCTTCAGAAGGCACTTGAAATCCCATGAAACTGGCCGAGGCCCTGTCTCGAAGGTCTCTTGCTGCATCTGCG GCAAGGACAGAACAAGTGAGGCTGATCTGAAAAAGCACATGAAGAAGCATCGGCAAGGGAAGTACTACCGCTGTGACATCTGCAAGTTCCAAACCGTACAGTTAAAGAAG CTTATCCAGCACCGGAGAATGCACACGGGGGAGAAGCCTCACCTCTGTCCATTCTGTCCATATCGTGCTGCACGGCGAGACAACCTCCGGTCCCATGTGAGACGCATGCACAAGAGAGAAAACATGTATGGTGACACTTTCACACCCAGGCCCCTCCTGTTGGCTGAGGCAGACATCCGGGAACACCTGCCAAACCAAGTAGACCACCAGCAGGTCCCTGGCACGCCTCTCCCAGGTCCAGCGCAGCCACACCCACCACCACAGGCTCCCTTATAA
- the LOC113805719 gene encoding dendritic arbor reduction protein 1-like isoform X3 yields the protein MEALPDGGVLEGESQIIGLIGHDDLGIVEASMLQSDPSVMMDFVGEDDEALSTAFSNTFTNASSTTTPSSSRTPASSASSFSTTSSYSSSPSFSSSTSSAPFNTHASSQGDGRGGVLELTGHQNSLPSPLLLTHHQHPIHPSQHLHSPHPILHHSHHQHQRSQPPQSSQQQHVPQNYYHHEPVPLSPGRPQGGGYSIGGGFTPYMSSSQLPPPHPTSLHEAHHQFLPSVKSEASGGDSYNRSLKPEPQDDFLDPMDSHLEPSPTPAPSSAISYNSHPSTSIIGRGVAIPYSHHGAPPTVSPSTMPAMETNGAPSPASQYMYPSHSNTPYLLELAPLPSRQQQQQQQQQQQQQQQQQQQQQQQQQQQQQQQQQQQQHQQQHQQQQQQQQHQQQQHNQQQGPPVTHTNGVAGYAGSLSDGRSLGLGYYEPSQLTQEDVRLVSSQPTHMLYVPANQHNIKGRGKMNRKKSSPSPLLDGEDNLVNKHLGEENNDSDEDNLVIDTSSVSGEGFECGECGLVCRTRGGLRKHLTTEHLPDEPEPAETIPKQYSCTMPLCHFSTTKRDAYDLHIASHIADGWTPTGKKRHNKNPLQRHRYNKEELTCPLCEYTCTVEKSFRRHLKSHETGRGPVSKVSCCICGKDRTSEADLKKHMKKHRQGKYYRCDICKFQTVQLKKLIQHRRMHTGEKPHLCPFCPYRAARRDNLRSHVRRMHKRENMYGDTFTPRPLLLAEADIREHLPNQVDHQQVPGTPLPGPAQPHPPPQAPL from the exons ATGGAGGCATTGCCGGATGGGGGGGTGCTGGAGGGAGAATCGCAAATCATTGGTCTAATA GGTCATGATGACCTAGGGATAGTAGAGGCATCGATGTTACAGAGTGACCCCAGTGTGATGATGGACTTCGTAGGGGAGGATGACGAAGCATTGTCCACGGCATTCTCCAACACCTTTACCAacgcctcctccaccacaactccCTCCTCATCGCGGACTCCGGCGTCCTCAGCATCATCTTTCTCCACAACGTCTTCCTATTCCtcatcaccttccttctcctcgtcaacCTCTTCCGCCCCCTTCAATACCCATGCCTCCAGTCAGGGGGACGGCAGAGGAGGAGTGTTGGAGCTGACGGGCCACCAAAACTCTCTTCCATCGCCCTTGCTGCTCACACACCACCAGCACCCTATTCATCCCTCGCAGCACCTCCATTCGCCACACCCCATCCTACACCATAGTCATCACCAGCACCAGCGAAGCCAACCCCCACAGTCCAGCCAGCAACAGCATGTGCCACAAAATTACTACCATCATGAACCC GTTCCTTTGTCCCCTGGAAGGCCGCAGGGTGGAGGTTATTCCATTGGAGGAGGCTTCACGCCATATATGTCTTCTTCACagcttcctccacctcatccgaCCTCTCTGCATGAAGCCCACCACCAGTTCCTACCATCCGTTAAGTCAGAGGCTTCTGGGGGAGACTCCTATAACCGTAGCCTGAAACCTGAACCTCAAGATGACTTCCTAGATCCAATGGACTCTCACCTAGAGCCTTCTCCCACCCCAGCGCCTTCCTCTGCCATATCATATAATTCACACCCTTCCACCTCTATTATAGGGAGAGGGGTTGCAATTCCTTATTCTCACCATGGCGCTCCTCCTACTGTATCTCCAAGCACAATGCCAGCTATGGAAACCAATGGTGCGCCCTCACCAGCATCTCAGTATATGTATCCCTCGCACTCCAACACTCCATACCTCCTAGAACTTGCTCCTTTACCTTcacggcaacaacaacagcagcagcaacaacaacaacaacaacaacaacagcagcagcagcaacaacaacaacagcagcagcagcagcagcaacagcagcagcagcaacaacaacatcaacagcaacaccaacagcagcagcagcagcagcagcaccaacagcaacAGCATAATCAGCAACAAGGCCCACCAGTGACTCACACAAATGGCGTTGCAGGCTATGCTGGAAGCTTGTCCGATGGAAGATCTTTAGGCCTTGGATACTATGAACCCTCGCAATTAACTCAGGAAGATGTACGGCTAGTTTCGTCTCAGCCAACTCACATGCTCTATGTACCAGCCAACCAACATAATATTAAAGGCAGGGGAAAG ATGAATCGGAAAaaatcatctccatcaccattacTAGATGGTGAAGACAATTTAGTGAACAAGCATCTTGGAGAAGAAAACAATGACTCTGATGAAGATAACCTTGTGATTGATACTAG CAGTGTCTCAGGGGAAGGGTTTGAGTGTGGAGAGTGTGGCTTGGTGTGTCGGACCAGAGGAGGACTCCGCAAGCACCTTACGACGGAGCACCTGCCGGATGAGCCAGAGCCTGCGGAGACCATTCCCAAACAGTATTCCTGCACGATGCCTCTGTGCCACTTCAGCACGACGAAGAGGGATGCATATGATCTCCATATAGCCAGCCACATTGCTGATGGCTGGACACCAACGGGAAAGAAGAGGCATAACAAGAATCCGTTGCAGAGACACAG GTACAATAAAGAGGAACTAACTTGTCCATTGTGTGAATATACTTGCACAGTGGAAAAGTCCTTCAGAAGGCACTTGAAATCCCATGAAACTGGCCGAGGCCCTGTCTCGAAGGTCTCTTGCTGCATCTGCG GCAAGGACAGAACAAGTGAGGCTGATCTGAAAAAGCACATGAAGAAGCATCGGCAAGGGAAGTACTACCGCTGTGACATCTGCAAGTTCCAAACCGTACAGTTAAAGAAG CTTATCCAGCACCGGAGAATGCACACGGGGGAGAAGCCTCACCTCTGTCCATTCTGTCCATATCGTGCTGCACGGCGAGACAACCTCCGGTCCCATGTGAGACGCATGCACAAGAGAGAAAACATGTATGGTGACACTTTCACACCCAGGCCCCTCCTGTTGGCTGAGGCAGACATCCGGGAACACCTGCCAAACCAAGTAGACCACCAGCAGGTCCCTGGCACGCCTCTCCCAGGTCCAGCGCAGCCACACCCACCACCACAGGCTCCCTTATAA
- the LOC113805719 gene encoding dendritic arbor reduction protein 1-like isoform X4, giving the protein MEALPDGGVLEGESQIIGLIGHDDLGIVEASMLQSDPSVMMDFVGEDDEALSTAFSNTFTNASSTTTPSSSRTPASSASSFSTTSSYSSSPSFSSSTSSAPFNTHASSQGDGRGGVLELTGHQNSLPSPLLLTHHQHPIHPSQHLHSPHPILHHSHHQHQRSQPPQSSQQQHVPQNYYHHEPVPLSPGRPQGGGYSIGGGFTPYMSSSQLPPPHPTSLHEAHHQFLPSVKSEASGGDSYNRSLKPEPQDDFLDPMDSHLEPSPTPAPSSAISYNSHPSTSIIGRGVAIPYSHHGAPPTVSPSTMPAMETNGAPSPASQYMYPSHSNTPYLLELAPLPSRQQQQQQQQQQQQQQQQQQQQQQQQQQQQQQQQQQQQHQQQHQQQQQQQQHQQQQHNQQQGPPVTHTNGVAGYAGSLSDGRSLGLGYYEPSQLTQEDVRLVSSQPTHMLYVPANQHNIKGRGKMNRKKSSPSPLLDGEDNLVNKHLGEENNDSDEDNLVIDTSVSGEGFECGECGLVCRTRGGLRKHLTTEHLPDEPEPAETIPKQYSCTMPLCHFSTTKRDAYDLHIASHIADGWTPTGKKRHNKNPLQRHRYNKEELTCPLCEYTCTVEKSFRRHLKSHETGRGPVSKVSCCICGKDRTSEADLKKHMKKHRQGKYYRCDICKFQTVQLKKLIQHRRMHTGEKPHLCPFCPYRAARRDNLRSHVRRMHKRENMYGDTFTPRPLLLAEADIREHLPNQVDHQQVPGTPLPGPAQPHPPPQAPL; this is encoded by the exons ATGGAGGCATTGCCGGATGGGGGGGTGCTGGAGGGAGAATCGCAAATCATTGGTCTAATA GGTCATGATGACCTAGGGATAGTAGAGGCATCGATGTTACAGAGTGACCCCAGTGTGATGATGGACTTCGTAGGGGAGGATGACGAAGCATTGTCCACGGCATTCTCCAACACCTTTACCAacgcctcctccaccacaactccCTCCTCATCGCGGACTCCGGCGTCCTCAGCATCATCTTTCTCCACAACGTCTTCCTATTCCtcatcaccttccttctcctcgtcaacCTCTTCCGCCCCCTTCAATACCCATGCCTCCAGTCAGGGGGACGGCAGAGGAGGAGTGTTGGAGCTGACGGGCCACCAAAACTCTCTTCCATCGCCCTTGCTGCTCACACACCACCAGCACCCTATTCATCCCTCGCAGCACCTCCATTCGCCACACCCCATCCTACACCATAGTCATCACCAGCACCAGCGAAGCCAACCCCCACAGTCCAGCCAGCAACAGCATGTGCCACAAAATTACTACCATCATGAACCC GTTCCTTTGTCCCCTGGAAGGCCGCAGGGTGGAGGTTATTCCATTGGAGGAGGCTTCACGCCATATATGTCTTCTTCACagcttcctccacctcatccgaCCTCTCTGCATGAAGCCCACCACCAGTTCCTACCATCCGTTAAGTCAGAGGCTTCTGGGGGAGACTCCTATAACCGTAGCCTGAAACCTGAACCTCAAGATGACTTCCTAGATCCAATGGACTCTCACCTAGAGCCTTCTCCCACCCCAGCGCCTTCCTCTGCCATATCATATAATTCACACCCTTCCACCTCTATTATAGGGAGAGGGGTTGCAATTCCTTATTCTCACCATGGCGCTCCTCCTACTGTATCTCCAAGCACAATGCCAGCTATGGAAACCAATGGTGCGCCCTCACCAGCATCTCAGTATATGTATCCCTCGCACTCCAACACTCCATACCTCCTAGAACTTGCTCCTTTACCTTcacggcaacaacaacagcagcagcaacaacaacaacaacaacaacaacagcagcagcagcaacaacaacaacagcagcagcagcagcagcaacagcagcagcagcaacaacaacatcaacagcaacaccaacagcagcagcagcagcagcagcaccaacagcaacAGCATAATCAGCAACAAGGCCCACCAGTGACTCACACAAATGGCGTTGCAGGCTATGCTGGAAGCTTGTCCGATGGAAGATCTTTAGGCCTTGGATACTATGAACCCTCGCAATTAACTCAGGAAGATGTACGGCTAGTTTCGTCTCAGCCAACTCACATGCTCTATGTACCAGCCAACCAACATAATATTAAAGGCAGGGGAAAG ATGAATCGGAAAaaatcatctccatcaccattacTAGATGGTGAAGACAATTTAGTGAACAAGCATCTTGGAGAAGAAAACAATGACTCTGATGAAGATAACCTTGTGATTGATACTAG TGTCTCAGGGGAAGGGTTTGAGTGTGGAGAGTGTGGCTTGGTGTGTCGGACCAGAGGAGGACTCCGCAAGCACCTTACGACGGAGCACCTGCCGGATGAGCCAGAGCCTGCGGAGACCATTCCCAAACAGTATTCCTGCACGATGCCTCTGTGCCACTTCAGCACGACGAAGAGGGATGCATATGATCTCCATATAGCCAGCCACATTGCTGATGGCTGGACACCAACGGGAAAGAAGAGGCATAACAAGAATCCGTTGCAGAGACACAG GTACAATAAAGAGGAACTAACTTGTCCATTGTGTGAATATACTTGCACAGTGGAAAAGTCCTTCAGAAGGCACTTGAAATCCCATGAAACTGGCCGAGGCCCTGTCTCGAAGGTCTCTTGCTGCATCTGCG GCAAGGACAGAACAAGTGAGGCTGATCTGAAAAAGCACATGAAGAAGCATCGGCAAGGGAAGTACTACCGCTGTGACATCTGCAAGTTCCAAACCGTACAGTTAAAGAAG CTTATCCAGCACCGGAGAATGCACACGGGGGAGAAGCCTCACCTCTGTCCATTCTGTCCATATCGTGCTGCACGGCGAGACAACCTCCGGTCCCATGTGAGACGCATGCACAAGAGAGAAAACATGTATGGTGACACTTTCACACCCAGGCCCCTCCTGTTGGCTGAGGCAGACATCCGGGAACACCTGCCAAACCAAGTAGACCACCAGCAGGTCCCTGGCACGCCTCTCCCAGGTCCAGCGCAGCCACACCCACCACCACAGGCTCCCTTATAA